One genomic segment of Paraburkholderia hospita includes these proteins:
- a CDS encoding BPSL1445 family SYLF domain-containing lipoprotein: MQRRTFLWGVPGSMIAVSLSLSSCTTTPAGSDTMGDQKDKRRTIDAGVDSTLTRLDNVVPGARELVGKSNGLLVFPTVINAGIGLGGQYGEGALRLGGKSVGYYSTASASVGLQAGAQSKAIVFLFMTADALDRFRSSEGWSAGADASVAVLKVGANGNVDTGTATGQINAFVLTNGGLMAGATVDGTKVTRLKTL, encoded by the coding sequence ATGCAACGACGAACATTTCTCTGGGGTGTGCCGGGATCGATGATCGCGGTCAGCCTGTCGCTATCCAGCTGTACGACGACGCCTGCCGGGTCCGACACCATGGGCGACCAGAAGGACAAACGCCGTACCATCGACGCAGGCGTCGACTCTACGCTCACCCGGCTCGATAACGTGGTTCCCGGCGCCCGCGAACTGGTCGGCAAGTCGAATGGTTTGCTCGTGTTTCCGACGGTTATCAATGCCGGTATCGGATTGGGCGGACAGTATGGCGAAGGCGCACTGCGTCTCGGTGGAAAATCGGTGGGGTACTACAGCACCGCGAGTGCTTCGGTCGGCCTGCAAGCCGGCGCGCAATCGAAGGCGATCGTCTTTCTGTTCATGACCGCGGACGCACTCGATCGGTTTCGCAGCAGCGAAGGTTGGTCAGCGGGGGCTGATGCATCGGTGGCGGTATTGAAGGTCGGCGCGAACGGCAATGTCGACACGGGCACGGCAACCGGCCAGATCAACGCATTTGTACTGACGAATGGCGGCTTGATGGCCGGCGCGACGGTGGACGGTACGAAGGTGACCCGACTCAAGACGCTGTAA